The following coding sequences are from one Anguilla rostrata isolate EN2019 chromosome 16, ASM1855537v3, whole genome shotgun sequence window:
- the LOC135242050 gene encoding pro-adrenomedullin-like has protein sequence MRLLVQSVLCWCLLATVASGVESAKLGLSTEMKRRLNIWLQNRSRRDLSSTSAADKADSTQFIRAEDVRDTFIPHSSTDLSVRVRRSKNSVSSARRPGCSLGTCTVHDLAHRIHQLNNKLKVGSAPMDKISPLGYGRRRRSLPRLQDVPRQEEAGPRPAWRTVRGLDALLQRT, from the exons ATGAGACTTCTTGTCCAGTCAGTGCTGTGCTGGTGCCTACTGGCTACTGTCGCTTCTGGAGTGGAGAGTGCAAAACTGGGCTTGAGCACAGAGATGAAAAGGAG GTTGAACATCTGGCTGCAGAACAGAAGTAGAAGAGATTTAAGCAGCACATCTGCAGCTGACAAGGCAGACTCAACACAGTTCATAAGAGCAGAAGATGTCAGAGACACCTTCATTCCCCATTCCAG cACAGACCTCAGCGTGCGGGTGCGGAGGTCGAAGAACTCTGTGAGCTCAGCACGGAGGCCGGGCTGCTCCCTGGGCACCTGCACGGTGCATGACCTGGCACACAGAATCCACCAGCTCAACAACAAACTGAAGGTTGGCAGCGCCCCCATGGATAAGATCAGCCCGCTGGGGTACGGAAGGAGAAGACGCTCTCTGCCCAGACTCCAGGACGTCCCGCGGCAGGAGGAGGCAGGGCCGCGGCCAGCCTGGAGGACGGTGCGCGGGCTGGACGCACTCCTGCAAAGGACATGA